The sequence agtgctctagagttgttgtctagagagaccaaggtaatggacactcagtgctctagagttgttgtctagagagaccaaggtaatggacactcagtgctctagagttgttgtccagagagaccaaggtaatggacactcagtgctctagaGTTGTTGTCCAGAAagaccaaggtaatggacactcagtgctctagTGTGGTGTTGTCCagagagaccaaggtaatggacactcagtgctctagagttgttgtctagagagaccaaggtaatggacactcagtgctctagagttgttgtccagagagaccaaggtaatggacactcagtgctctagagttgtctagagagaccaaggtaatggacactcagtgctctagTGTGTTGTTGTCTagagagaccaaggtaatggacactcagtgctctagagttgtctagagagaccaaggtaatggacactcagtgctctagtgtagtgttgtccagagagaccaaggtaatggacactcagtgctctagagttgttgtccagagagaccaaggtaatggacactcagtgctctagagttgttgtccagagagaccaaggtaatggacactcagtgctctagagttgttgtctagagagaccaaggtaatggacactcagtgctctagagttgtctagagagaccaaggtaatggacactcagtgctctagagttgttgtctagagagaccaaggtaatggacactcagtgctctagagttgttgtctagagagaccaaggtaatggacactcagtgctctagTGTGGTGTTGTCCagagagaccaaggtaatggacactcagtgctctagagttgtctgacactcagtgctctagtgtagttgttgtccagagagaccaaggtaatggacactcagtgctctagagttgtctagagagaccaaggtaatggacactcagtgctctaggttgttgtccagagagaccaaggtaatggacactcagtgctctagagttgttgtccagagagaccaaggtaatggacactcagtgctctagagttgttgtccagagagaccaaggtaatggacactcagtgctctagagttgtctagagagaccaaggtaatggacactcagtgctctagagttgtctagagagaccaaggtaatggacactcagtgctctagagttgttgtctagagagaccaaggtaatggacactcagtgctctagagttgttgtccagagagaccaaggtaatggacactcagtgctctagagttgttgtccagagagaccaaggtaatggacactcagtgctctagagttgttgtctagagagaccaaggtaatggacactcagtgctctagagttgttgtccagagagaccaaggtaatggacactcagtgctctagagttgttgtccagagagaccaaggtaatggacactcagtgctctagagttgttgtctagagagaccaaggtaatggacactcagtgctctagagttgttgtccagagagaccaaggtaatggacactcagtgctctagaGTTGTTGTCCAGAAagaccaaggtaatggacactcagtgctctagTGTGGTGTTGTCCagagagaccaaggtaatggacactcagtgctctagagttgttgtctagagagaccaaggtaatggacactcagtgctctagagttgttgtccagagagaccaaggtaatggacactcagtgctctagagttgtctagagagaccaaggtaatggacactcagtgctctagTGTGTTGTTGTCTagagagaccaaggtaatggacactcagtgctctagTGTGTTGTTGTCTagagagaccaaggtaatggacactcagtgctctagtgtgttgttgtccagagagaccaaggtaatggacactcagtgctctagaGTTGTTGTTGTCTagagagaccaaggtaatggacactcagtgctctagTGTGTTGTTGTCTagagagaccaaggtaatggacactcagtgctctagtgttgtccagagagaccaaggtaatggacactcagtgctctagTGTGTTGTTGTCTagagagaccaaggtaatggacactcagtgctctagtgtgttgttgtccagagagaccaaggtaatggacactcagtgctctagTGTGTTGTTGTCTagagagaccaaggtaatggacactcagtgctctagTGTGGTGTTGTCCagagagaccaaggtaatggacactcagtgctctagaGTGGTGTTGTCTagagagaccaaggtaatggacactcagtgctctagtgtgttgttgtccagagagaccaaggtaatggacactcagtgctctagaGGACCTATTGGGTAATTAACTGGATCTCAGGGGAAAAAACACTCGCCTACCTAATGagctgtgcgtgtgcgtgcacgcAAGAGACAGAATGGGGAGGGGGGTATGGTAGTGTCAGGTAGAGACACTACcatagacactaccactaccatgtaAATATTCTGTAGGTTTCTGATTGTCTATGGTCTTACCCACCTGGTGAATGTGTTTGTTCTGCTGCAGGAGAAGTGAAAGACCAGGAGCTCCCAGCAGGaaaagagggagaacacagaaaGGAAGGAGAGCTCAACGAGGAAGAGAactacgaagaggaggaggaggaagggggatggGCCAAGCGTCCAGAACCACGGGGAAGtgatatcaacaccattattaaAAAAGAATACAGACGCTACTGGATATGAATGAATGAACTGCTGTTGACAGACAGGATGGGACATTCTGAATGTGACCCGTTATCGTGCGTGTCCTGTCTCTCGAGTCACAGGGGTCATTAAACAGTCATCATAAGAGGAGTACTGTCGGAAAGAGAAGccgagaaggatggagggagatggagggagggagagagatggagggagggagagagatggagggagggagggaaggaaagagggagatggagggtcaGAGGGATGTCTGTGATGCCTGTGTTGTACATCCAGTTGGATGTGTTGTGAGGCTCGAGGAGGCTGACTGCTGACCCCACTGTTCTCTGTGTCAGTAGGACAGTGTCATGTAGCTGCCTGATagaatctatctctctctcttgctctctccctccctccctctcatcgctctctctctctctcccttcctccctccgtccctctctctctccctcccaccctcctgccatctctctctccctccctctccctcccgccatctctcactctctctctctccctccctcccacccaccctccctccctccctccctctctccctccctcccactttccctccctccctctctctccctctctccctccctccctcccactttcCCTCccactttccctccctcccactttccctccctccctcctttccctccctccctccctccctccctccatctctctctctacctcccttcttccctccctccctcaaagcCAAGTTCCAACATGAGCCTCAGTGTCTTCCTAGATCAGCCAAATGCCTAACACAGCCCAGTCACATAACCCAGTACAAGTAAAAACAACTCTTAACAGTATAATGTATAAAAACATCTTATATATTCACTCATAAAATATACACAAAAAATGTTGTCAGTGCATTATTTATGgaattacttttattattatttatggaATTTCCAAAGCCCCTTAGTTTGATGTCACAGAACGTTACACATCCTGGTGGCTGCTGGAAGTTGGAGTCCAGGAGGCATGGAATCTTCTGGCAGCTTGGGGATTCCATCCAGAACTCTTAGTTTTGGCAAACAAGAGAACACACTGCAGAGAGAAGAGGGCAATTAAGGGTTAAGACAAAAAAATATTAATTATTCTTGACATTCTTtaattttcctctctctcccgctatctccccacctcatctctctctccctatatcccctcacctcctctctctccctatatcccctcacctcctctctctccctctatccccctcacctactttccctccctctatccccctcaactcctctccctccctctatcccccacctcctctctctccccctcacctactttccctccctctatccccctcaactcctctccctctatctccccagctccatctcctcacctcctctctctccctctctctccccagctccatctcctcacctcccctctctccctctctatcccccacagctcctctccctccctccctctatccccctcacctcctctccctctacatccctacctccatctcctcacctcctctctcaccctctacccccccacctcctctctcaccctctacccccacacctcctctcttaccctctatcccctcacctcctctccctccctctatccccctcacctcctctccctccctctatccccctcacctcacctccatccctctatcccctcacctcctcttcctccctctatcccctcaccttctcttcctccctctatcccctcacctcctctccctccctctatcctcctcacctcttctccctccctctatcctcctcacctcctctccctccctctcccccacctcctctctctccccctcacctactttccctccctctatcccctcacctcctctccctccctctatcctcctcacctcctctccctccctctatccccctcacctcctctccctccctctatccccctcacctcacctccatccctctatcccctcacctcctcttcctccctctatcccctcaccttctcttcctccctctatcccctcacctcctctccctccctctatcctcctcacctcctctccctccctctatcctcctcacctcatctccctccctctatccccctcacctcctctccctccctctatcctcctcacctcctctccctccctctatccccctcacctcctctctcaccctctacccccccacctcctctctcaccctctacccccccacctcctctctcaccctctacccccacacctcctctcttaccctctatcccctcacctcctctccctccctctatcctcctcacctcctctccctccctctctcctcctctccctccctctatcctcctcacctcctctccctccctctatcctcctcacctcctctccctccctctatcctcctcacctcctctccctccctctatccccctcacctcctctctctccatctgtccccctcaccttctctccctccctccctccctccctccctccctccctccctccctccattccccctCACCGTGCACGGTAGTCCTGTATGTAGTTGACAGGGTTAGATCTGAGTGTGAGGGAGTGGAGTGTGCTGGTTCCCAGAGCCCCCAGTCCCCTCAGTGTGGAGATGCCGTTCTCAGAGAGACACAGGTGCTCCACGGCCGGGAGCTTTGGCAGCTGACGTATACATGTCAGGTGGTTACGATGCAGATTCAGGCTTCGGCACCTACACAGTAAAAAAGGGGGTGTAAAAATTACATTGTTGACTTATTTTAACCCAGGATGAGTATTTTCAACATTATGAGGAGTCAATGAGCTCTTAGTGTCGGAATTTTAACACCATTTTGAGTCAAATTAACTCTGAAAGTGTGACATTACCTGTAGAGTAActtgtcgctctggataagagcgtctgctaaatgacttaaatgtaaatgtaaatgtaatgtggaCTGGCACCAAATGTTATCTGAAACAGTGTTGAATTCAACTCTATGGGAGTTAAATTCAAACTTTTATTTTTACTGTgtagaggaaagaggacagaagTACGGTTGTCACTATATGAAGTGAAGAGTTGTATTGTGGCTAGTGTTGTAACTTGCAGGCGTATATTGATGCTTTgtatgtagtgtagtataatggcAGGCGTATAGATGGgcattgtgggtagtgtagtacCTTGGCAGGCATATAGAACTCAGGTCTGTGAGGGAGTTATTGATCAGCTGGAGTCTCTCCACTCGGATCAGCCTCCTCAGGATCCGACGGAAGTTTTCCTGCTGAAACGGATCTCCCAAGTCCTGATAGGACAGATTCAGCTCCTGGGAATACCAagaacacagggagaggttactCAGGTgtgtgtcaacacacacacacacacacacacacacacacacacacacacacacacacacacacacacacacacacacacacacacacacacacacacacacacacacacaggcacacacacaggcacttaTACACATGCTTATACACACACATAGTACAGTATGTCTCTGAGTTGTAACTCACCACACAATTCTCCCAGTTCTCTTGAAgcctctcctcccacctctgcccttcctcctctctcctcttcctcctccccctttccaAGGGGATGTCGTCCTTTCTCAGAAAGAGGTCCTCCACTGACGGCCCTGGATGATACAATGATGACAGCAGTTACTTATGAGAACTGAGATGAGAGCAAAATAAAATTATTAAAAGGTCAAAGGTTGCCAAGGTGGTGACCTCTCTGACCTTCTCTGACCCTGGGACAGGAGAGCTGGTCTCCTTTGACATCACTCTCCTCAAGCCGCTGCCACGACACGAACCTGAACCGGCTGGACGGCAGCTGAGAaacgagaggagaaggagagatgaataagaggagaaagaggaagaggagaaggaggatgaAGAGCAAGGGGTTTTAAGGATTGTTTTTCAGACTGGGATCTGAATATGAGAGCCTTGATTGGGGGTGCTCTGTGACCCTCAtccctgtctctgcctcctcaccTGGGCTTTGACTGTgactataacccccccccccccccccccctagccacGTGGGGGACTAGACCCATGCTTGGTGACCCCTGACATCAGAACCAGCCTTGGAGCCTGTGCTCCCATGTCACAAACAGAGTGACTCATCTATAGCATTCTAGACAAGCCCTGACCCCTCTGTGTTGGCAGGTAGGAACTGGATAGGTGTGAGCAATACAGTGATGGCAGCGCCTAGGTTTCAAATGGAAGGGCTAGGGGGGTGAGGCTGTTTTTAGAACAGACAGTATTGGACCAGTCTGTTGCAGGATGAGAGGGGCATGTTGTGGGGGGAGGAGTTTTGTAATGGGGTGTCAGAAGATAGGAGGGTACAAGAGCGAGGACGGAGGACTGGAGGGTGAGAATGTGACGTAAAGAGTGACACTCACAGGGGTTTTGACGATTCCGGAATCTGGACTCTGGTCCacggagaggggtgtgtgtgtgacgctGATTTCAGAATACTGGGAGGAGTGGGATTTGGGAAAACTGCCACTGCTTGTGTTCACACCTGAGGAACTGGGAGAGGGGGACAACAACACACCTGAGGAACTGGGAGAGGGGGACAACAACACACCTGAGGAACtgggagagagggacaacaacacacctgaggaactgggagagagggacaacaacacacctgaggaactgggagagagggacaacaacacacctgaggaactgggagagagggacaacaacacacctgaggaactgggagagagggacaacaacacacctgaagaactgggagagagggacaacaacacacctgaggaactgggagagagggacaacaacacacctgaggaactgggagagagggacaacaacacACCTGGGGAACTGGGAGAGGGGGACAACAACACACCTGAGGAACtgggagagagggacaacaacacacctgaggaactgggagagggggaaaacaacacacctgaggaactgggagagagggacaacaacacacctgaagaactgggagagagggacaacaacacacctgaagaactgggagagagggacaacaaggGAGTTTGAGGGTGAAAGATGTAGGAAGGATTGAGTGGGATGAAAGTGAgaagggaaagggaggagagggtaggaggagTGTTTAAACAGAGCGAgcgggagagaaagcgagagggaaAATAAATTGCCACAGCTTCAGAGCCGAAaggaaaaatgtaaataaataaataatgtaagGCCAAATTAAAACCCAAATGAAAAGAGCTGTGAAAATCATCATAAACATAGGCCTAAATATAACATATTCTTCTCTTCAGGCCTGTGTTGTCTATCATAGGCCTAAATATAACATGTTCTTCTCTTCAGGCCTGTGTTGTCTATCATAGGCCTAAAGCCTCGGAGaattc comes from Salvelinus alpinus chromosome 21, SLU_Salpinus.1, whole genome shotgun sequence and encodes:
- the LOC139548318 gene encoding uncharacterized protein isoform X1; translated protein: MRMTQQFIESKVVGGRAPERKRSSGVNTSSGSFPKSHSSQYSEISVTHTPLSVDQSPDSGIVKTPLPSSRFRFVSWQRLEESDVKGDQLSCPRVREGPSVEDLFLRKDDIPLERGRRKRREEEGQRWEERLQENWENCVELNLSYQDLGDPFQQENFRRILRRLIRVERLQLINNSLTDLSSICLPRCRSLNLHRNHLTCIRQLPKLPAVEHLCLSENGISTLRGLGALGTSTLHSLTLRSNPVNYIQDYRARVFSCLPKLRVLDGIPKLPEDSMPPGLQLPAATRMCNVL
- the LOC139548318 gene encoding acidic leucine-rich nuclear phosphoprotein 32-related protein isoform X2; the protein is MSESSSGVNTSSGSFPKSHSSQYSEISVTHTPLSVDQSPDSGIVKTPLPSSRFRFVSWQRLEESDVKGDQLSCPRVREGPSVEDLFLRKDDIPLERGRRKRREEEGQRWEERLQENWENCVELNLSYQDLGDPFQQENFRRILRRLIRVERLQLINNSLTDLSSICLPRCRSLNLHRNHLTCIRQLPKLPAVEHLCLSENGISTLRGLGALGTSTLHSLTLRSNPVNYIQDYRARVFSCLPKLRVLDGIPKLPEDSMPPGLQLPAATRMCNVL